Below is a window of Humulus lupulus chromosome 9, drHumLupu1.1, whole genome shotgun sequence DNA.
aaaagaggtgaGTATGGGTGTGAGAGTGAGTGTGACTGTGTGAGTACGAAGACTGTGTAATAAAGTGTAATAATAAATGGAGTCTAAAAAGGCTGTGTGTActacgtgagagagagagagagagatttactCTGAAACTCCGTTCCGTCCAGCCACGGCAAACCCGGGCgattctttctctttctctttttcttttttcttttttataattatttcattttttaattaaaactaaaaagataaatatatatatatggatagaAATTTTATTGTATGGGTTTTAAAAAGAATCCTAACAGTAGCGCTCCCGTGTACTTCTACTCGTAAATAGTTTTTtttgtacaattttttttataatagtatattttgtaattatttagagtattttataaaattttagaaaGTTATGATAACAAATTAGGTTAAAACATATTATTTTCtgcgcgcataaaaaaattagttatgtGTGCAACGACCTGTTTTGAACCTAATTTTTAGCcttataaattattcataattttttgaaaatttgcaaatgctctaaataactataatatacacggtcataaaaaaattacgTTGAAAACTGTTTACGGGCGGGGAATAGACAAAAACCCCACCGATAAAGCTATTTTTGAAGCTCTTACAGTAgaatctctctatatatataaaataaaattttaaaataagacTATGCCTTTTGTTCCCACTAGTAGGAGCATTTAAGTTTTTAGTGcgcacggtcataaaaaaattacgCTGAAAACTGTTTACGGGCGGGGAATAGACAAAAACCCCACCGAAAAAGCTCTTTTTGAAGCTCCTACAGTAgaatctctctatatatataaaataaaattttaaaataagacTATGCCTTTTGTCCCCACTAGTAggagcgtttaagtttttagtgCGTGAAAAAATTatgactcaatttttttttatataatgatgTACACTATAGTAATAGTAGATATCCCATCAATTTTTaataaattctaaataatttacgtTACTGAAAAAAAGTTCAAAATAATTTGTTTCACGTGCTtataaaataaacttaaaattaaCATATTTTTGTGCTTTCAATATATGGATagattacaattttttttatgacagtaTACAATACAatgtaattatttagaatttccatAAATTTTACATAATTTACGGTATTATAAATTAGATATATATTGTTTTGAAACTTTTTTGTAAAGTTgataaacaaattatttaaaaatttatttttaatattgtaaattatttataattttttaaaataaatataagtataaaaaaaattaaattataatttttaaacgtgaaaaaaaaaatgtaaaggaATACTAGGGCAAAATGGATGTCCCATTGTAATCGTCCCAAATATATAGAATTGTTTATTAGGGTGATGTGATAATCGATATGAATTATAATAAGTTTTGTGAAGCAAAAGATTTCGTTGAATGAGTGTTTTTATTAAAGAGATCTGATCAGAACGTTAGCATGACGATGTCACCTGAACTATattatactaataataataattactattttttttGGCAGTAATAATAATTACTGttgaatataaaatatatatatacagaacTAGAGATCTGTTTGTCAGAGCTAATTGACACGTGTCCCATTTTCTTACgatgatttaaaattttaattatgttgTATTACTGTACtattctttatttttaacaaaattatGTTGTCTTACTATTTACTAGTACAATACGAGTGAtttgtcaaataaaaaaattatgtggtTAATACTTGTGATTgaaatgtttttttatatatgcaTGTCAGTGGATCATTAAGACTTAAAAttagaaaataattattattttgattatATTTGTTTTCAATCAAATATAATTCATACTATGTTAAATGAAAAGCTTGATATATCAGCATGAGAAATGGGACCTAGTGTCTTAAACATAGAGAAACTACACgtgtttaattaatatatttcacATGTTTTTATTTATTGGGTTACATCGTttctattttcttaatttttaatatgatgtATATCAGCAAACATTagaatattacatatattaatatttttctttgtgtttgGCATAAATATCcttaataattagaaaattttcCATGTTTACAATATATATAAGTCACTATATATTGAATCTAATATGTGTAATGGTAGACTCGGACTTTTCTTTTACcataaataataagtaaacatgaaagaaaatatattgttAATTACACTTATTAGTAtaaatactagatacaagcaacgtgtaatatgcacgtttgcttagttttatttataaaatttattaattatttttattaaatttatattgatgtcatataaattttgaaataaatatcctatttgaattaaataatttatttaattttgtttaagtttatgtttggactagtttttttaatttgaaggtgacaaaaagaaattatatattatatatttaatgtaatattaaatattatacatggattttaaatttaagttttttgctagtttaaaaaaataatttgttgctaattcacagtaaattatattatatgtttaatatgatatttttctaataagttattttatgtttaattaacttttatttaagttataaaatgtatgattttattatttttaaataattatcattgtaaaatatctgaaaaatatcatattttaatttttttaattatttattattttaaataattatcattgtaaaatatctcaaaaatatcatattttaatttatttaattatttattatttttaaataattatcattataaaatatctcaaaaatatcttattatttattttatttaagtttaaatgtttacaaactactattaaatataataatattatattaaatataagaatatttcgttaaaattaacattaaaaaaataaaaaataattaaaataaattatttttgttatctacacacttattatacaaaaagatataagaaaaaaaaagctaaaatattaaattaattacatattgattaataataataaagaaggaGCAGCTGCCCTATAGGGTCCCATTTAGTCCGCCAGTTAGCATATGtgttacatttaaaaaaaaaaaattgtattatatacattattttatatatttatactaaATAATGTCTCGATCGatctatctatatatttttataattaaaattattaatacaTATACTTGAAAATCCAAGATCCAAGAGGTGGACATAGTATGATACTATTTAAAATTGAGGGTATATGGTACGACAAATAAGaagaaaactaaaacaaaaaaaaaaggaagatatTGGGTATGTGGACGTAATCAATCAATCATGAATAAGTAGTTGAGAAATGTAGAATGAACAAAAGATGAAAATTGTTAAAATGAGCAGCAATTTTATTAAATGCATGCAAAAGTTTTTGTAGctatgttttttattatttttatttttgagaaaaaatatgtttttgtatttttgttttgacATGTATATACATATTATTTATGCTATATAGTTTCCACCATAcaaaaaccctaattttttttttatatataaattatttgtgtGTGTGAATAATATATGAGTGGGGACATACGATTCAACTCTCAATGGATGGTATAATGTCACAGCACTGAGGTAATGGGTTTTATGTCACCCTAACGTTCAACACGCAACTActtaaacataataatcataaatgtgattattaattatatataataatgtttATAGTATACATATAATTGGGTTGGTTTGATTAATTAGTACCTAAACCACCggttaaacaatttaaaaaaattatatatatttgaatattccATAATTGATACTATATATAGTAAAGTCAATATTTTAATGTAATGTATACATATTCAACTAATCAAAATACATGAAATTATTAATTTGAGAAGTTTACTAACTaacttgattttttatttatttaattttagttaAAGTTAAAGTTAAAAGTCTAATTTGAAAATTAGTTCTCAACTTCTTAAAATGATTATTAATGGACGCCAGCTGCCACGTTTCACTAacaataaaaatgtaatttttttctaAACTCAATTAAGAAACACTTAACCCTATTAGTTAACGCGATTGAGAACTAATTATGGTAGAAGCCGAATCTAATAACTCACCAAGCTAAGTATGTAGGAAATTATTAGTGAAAGTCAATGGCTTATGAGTTTGAAACATCATGATCTAATATCCAAGTTTCAATctcaattttctttttttttttttaaaaaaaaaagagaaattaactGGATTAATAATGATGAAGTAGGCGCTCTCTTGTTTTACAATTAGCTTAAAAAGTACTACTTAATTAGGTTGTTACGTGTAATCATAATCACATTGACATGCACAACTTaactttaatttcttttttttttggcttaACCTTTCGGCCTTTAATTAGCTAGATCAATCCCCTTCTTTTTAATACACTTTTGCTTTTAATTTTCTCACCTTTAAATCTAGTacgatattatatattattacaattattgtttttttttatcttcttttcttttttcttttttctcttacCCCTTTTGATCGATCATCTCATTCCTCATTTGCTAACCCTAAAGTGGTAAAAGGAGGATGGtgctttaaaatttaaatccaAGTTTAACTTTTTACACACGAGGCAAAAATTAAGCCTCGAGTAGTAAAAgtgtattttaataattataaaccAAATCCAACACTAGATCTACTAATCATTCAAATAATCCAAAATTGCCCATCTACATAACAAGAGACTATTACGTACAAGTACAATAGTACAACAATTTTGTATtgcatattataatattatattatatatacttCTTAGATAGTAATGAAAGTAGTATAATAcacataataaatatattaagatTTATGATGGGTCAATTCAAGATATCTACTTAAACATTTTATTCATAGTAATgtatcattttttaaaaataaatatatagtgatgtgtcattttaaaaaaaataataaatctcaattttaataaatataattagttaAGTTAAACTATAGCATCATAATTTTgagtatatattttaaattatatgtaatattttaatatatattttaaatatataaatcatTTCTGTTGTATTAATACAAAGatatacattattattattattattagaaagtAAAGAGAAGTATATGTGTCTCACtttaatgtatatttatataattaacctcGTAAATggagaaaaaattcaaaataaaaagaaaataaaaaaagatgGACTTTTTAGAGAGGATGAGTGATTGAGTGTTGAGAAGGCTAAACTCAGCCTTTCATTCATCGCTATTCCTTCTCACGTGCGTCATCTCCATccatataaagaaaaaaaattaaattaaatttccatcataaattaaaaaaagaaaaaagaaaaaaaatgaataaaagggGTTAATCAAACGACAAAAGCCAAAACCTGTCAGAAATATCTGACATCAACAGTTAGTTCAATTATTACCGGAAGTAGCCGGTGGTAGTCCGGTTTCTCGAAACCCTAtgctatctttctctctctcttttcaaACCTCAAAAAACCTCAAACACTTAACTCACACAAAAACTAAAGAAAGCGATTCATCAGAGACTCAGTCTCACTCGAAGAAAGTAAGTAAAGAAAGTTTCTGTTAATGCTTAACTGAGATTGATtatagagagagagtgtgtgtgtgatCCAGTCCGAACTGGTGTACGGAGTCTTATTGTGAAGACGCACCCAATTCCCTCCTTCACTTCCTCTCAAATATTCACGTACACACTACTCTCTTCTGTTAACCTACGCCATCATCATCATCGTCGTCATCACCAAAACCAAAACCGAAGCCAAAAccccaatctctctctctctctctctcttaaattattataattatcttttaatttttaggagcaggagagagagaaagagagagagagagtgaaagagTGAGGCTATATCTGATATATTCTGATCTAGCTCTCCTTTTTCTCCTGGTTATGGCGGAGGGTTTCGAGCCATACCATGTCCCACAACAAAGCCGAAGAGACAAGCTCCGAGTCGTCGTAACTCAGTCCTCAAccaacccggcttccggttcggCTTGCATCGACGCCGCCGCTAACTTTCACGGCTCCGGTGGCTTGCTTCCTTTAGCCACTTCTTACGATCCCACTGCCGCTATTTCGTCCGATTTGCTATCGTGCACTCCTCATCATAATCATCATCAGCATCAGCATCATCATCACCACCACCAGCTCTCTCACGCCGCCGTCGGAAAAGGAGTGTCTTCTCCGGGCTGTGTCGACGTTTCTAAAGAAGAAGGAGTGGTCAACTTAATGGGTTTGGTTAACGGGTCTTCTTCCACCTCGTCTACGTCTAATTTTCGGAACCCGTTTATGGATCCGATGACCTCCATTCAAGATATTAACAGCAacccttttctcttctcttcccaAACCCTCCAAAGCCTCCGAGATTTCGAACAGCAGGGCTTCAACAATGGCGTTTTCAAACCTGAACCACTTTCCCTCTCACTCTCTTCTCACCATGACCCGACCCGGATTCAAAACACCAGCAACAGTACCAATTCCAACCAGCTCCCTTTGGAGCTGAACCTACAGAGATTCGGGTCCGCGTTTTACGGAGGAGGGTCTGCAACGAATGCTAATACAACCGCGGCGGCCATTGTTGGTGGCGGGTCGGGGGCTGGTGATGGAGTCGGGTCTCGGAGCTCCGCTCCTCTTGGTCCATTTACGGGCTACTCTTCGATTCTGAAGGGATCAAGGTTTTTAAGGCCGGCCCAGCAGTTACTTGAAGAGTTTTGCAACGTCGGAGACAGGGTTGTTTACGCTGAAAACCTTTCCGCCGATCCTTCTCTGTTGGAGAGTCCGGTAGAGGGCTTGAGCTCCGGTACCGGAGGAGTAAATGTTGATGATGTTGAGCTAAGTAGTGGTGTTTCCGATGGTGGCGAGAGTAGTCGGAAAAAGAAGTCGAGGCTTATTTCGATGCTTGAT
It encodes the following:
- the LOC133801302 gene encoding BEL1-like homeodomain protein 9 codes for the protein MAEGFEPYHVPQQSRRDKLRVVVTQSSTNPASGSACIDAAANFHGSGGLLPLATSYDPTAAISSDLLSCTPHHNHHQHQHHHHHHQLSHAAVGKGVSSPGCVDVSKEEGVVNLMGLVNGSSSTSSTSNFRNPFMDPMTSIQDINSNPFLFSSQTLQSLRDFEQQGFNNGVFKPEPLSLSLSSHHDPTRIQNTSNSTNSNQLPLELNLQRFGSAFYGGGSATNANTTAAAIVGGGSGAGDGVGSRSSAPLGPFTGYSSILKGSRFLRPAQQLLEEFCNVGDRVVYAENLSADPSLLESPVEGLSSGTGGVNVDDVELSSGVSDGGESSRKKKSRLISMLDEVYRRYKQYYQQMQTVVTSFEYVAGLGNAAPYANLAVKAMTKHFKCLKNAIMDQLQFSNKDNSHTNHGKEEVPTFRNSNRGLYSQRPIHGSGFLEHQPVWRPQRGLPERAVTVLRAWLFEHFLHPYPTDTDKLMLAKQTGLSRSQVSNWFINARVRLWKPMVEEIHMLETRQAQKASHREDRNATRPNAHEHVASASNLTSENPSTSMHRVHDTTLKRSRNEVPAVMDAAGVSEEMNMSYDNLPSHLHHHQVGVAAPAMNLAGVGSNGVSLTLGLHQNNGTIGLSEPFPINAAQRFGLGLEGNNEGYVMGAFEAQNRHFGRDHHHVMGGQLLHDFVG